The genomic stretch AGAGCAAGTCGCGCCGGCGTTCTCGGTTTTGAATTTACCACACCAATCGTTGCACAAGGTAAGATTGTCCTCGGTGTCGTAGAAGGCTTTGCATTGCTTCACGGTCGGTGTTTTCGCGTCAGTGAAGTCGGCATGACGATCGCGATCCGCGGCAAAAGCGATACCCGCGAGCGCGGCGGCGAACAGGCCTGATAAGATCAATTTGCGCATTCGATATGTCCCCTAAGCTACGGCCCCACGCCGCGCACTTGAATCGCATGACGCTATCAGCACCTAATGCTTTTAACAAACCAAACTAATGCGCTTCGGGGCTTCGTATCGCGCAGCCAACGAGATTCAAACGGGAATCGGCAAGCTGTGACTCGAAAAAACGCCCTCGGCAATCATGCTACCGATGCATCCGCTCGGCATCGGGCAATACAAGGCAGTGATGGTTGAAGACTCGAAACGGTACGAGTGGAACTTCGCGATCGATGCGCCAAAGTCCAGCGAAGTGACTCGCGGAAAGTAGTCGAGGCATCTTCAGGCGGATTCGGGCGCGGGGTCGCGCGGCGAGTGGCGGCCGAGCGGGATCAATAGGGTGAATGCAGCGATCGCGATCGCGAATGCCACCCCGATCGCCACGCGATAGCTGCCCGTGCGATCGATGATCATGCCGGCCAGCGGCGGACCGATCATCGCGCCGAATCCACCGCTCGTGTAGAGCGCACCCAGCATCATGCCGAGACGCTGCGGGCCAAACAGATGCGCGATCACGGCCGGAGACAGCGCCACGTAGCCGCCGTATCCCGCGCCCATCACGATCGCGAATAGCACCATCATCGGATATGAATTCGCTGCGAGCCAGATTCCATAGCTGAGCGTCAGCACCAGGATGCTCGCCTGGTAGAGCCGCACCACGCCAGCGCGATCGGCCAGCGTGCCGAGGCCCATGCGCCCCGCGACGCTCGCGCCGCCGATCACACTGACCAGCGCGGCGCTGGCGACTTCGGTGGCGCCGCGATCGTGCGCGAATGACGGCAGATAAACGAACGGCACAAAGAGTGCCATCGACATCATCACCGACGAGAGGTAAAGCAGCCGGAATGCGGGCGTGCGAATCGCGTCGCCGAGGCGCAGCGGCGATACCGTGACGTGCACCGGCGGACGTTCCGCGACATAGGCGCATCCGAGCAGCACGGCGGTCGTGGCGATCGCGAAGACCACGTATGTCGTGCGCCAACCGAGATGGCCGATGAGCGCCGCCGCGATCGGCGCGCCGCACACCGTACCGAATCCGATCCCCGCGACTGAGATTCCGAGTGCGGTGTTGCGCCGCCGGATGAACCATCCGCCGACCACGGCGACCAGCGGCACGTAGGCGCATGCGATTCCTACTCCGACGCCGAGTCCGTAGGTCAGGTAACTGACCCAGAGGCGATCGATCATCGCGGTCAGCGCGAGGCCCAGCCCCATCACCACGCCGCCGGTGGCGACTACGATTCGCGGGCCGTATCGATCCGACAAATGTCCGCAGACCGGCCCGAGCAAACCCCAGATCAGCACCGTCACTGAGAACACGGCCGAGGTTGCGCTGCGCGCCGCGCCGAACTCGGCGGCCATCGGTTTGAAGAACGCGCCGAAGCTGTATGCGACGCCATACACGGAGAACATCGCGACGAACGCCGCGGCGACCATCCGCCATCCGCGCGGTGAATCGAATTGATCGAGGCGCGGGATTGCTTCTACTACTTTGGGAGCGGCGGTCGTCACTTGATGCGCCGTCCCGTCTCGAGTGCAGCACGGGCCGCAGTCAGTTCCTTGAGTCTGGCGGGATCGACCTTGGGATAAGCTGGTTTCAGTTCTTCGATTGCACCGATAATTGCCTCCGCCACCACCAATCTGGTGAACCATTTGTTGTCGGCGGGAACGACATACCAGGGCGCGTGGGGAGTGGCGGTGTTTTCGATCATCTCCTGGTAGGCATGCATGTAATCGTTCCATCGTTCGCGCTCGGAGAGGTCGCCGATCGAGAATTTCCAGTACCGAGCGGGATCGTTGAGGCGTTTCAAAAATCGCTTTTTCTGCTCGGCTTTCGAGATGTTCAGAAAGAACTTCAGGATCGCGACGCCGTTGCGGTTCAGATGGCGCTCAAAAGTATTGATATCCTCGAACCGCTCTTTCCAGATCGATTTGCTGACCAGCGACGGCGGCAGGTGCTCACGCCTGAGAAGTTCCGAATGAACGCGGACGATTAGCACCTCTTCGTAGTAGGAACGATTGAAAATCCCGATGCGGCCCTGCTCTGGAACATACTTGGCGGTGCGCCACAAAAAATCATGATCGAGTTCCTCCACGGACGGCTGCTTGAACGAATA from Candidatus Binatus sp. encodes the following:
- a CDS encoding MCT family MFS transporter gives rise to the protein MTTAAPKVVEAIPRLDQFDSPRGWRMVAAAFVAMFSVYGVAYSFGAFFKPMAAEFGAARSATSAVFSVTVLIWGLLGPVCGHLSDRYGPRIVVATGGVVMGLGLALTAMIDRLWVSYLTYGLGVGVGIACAYVPLVAVVGGWFIRRRNTALGISVAGIGFGTVCGAPIAAALIGHLGWRTTYVVFAIATTAVLLGCAYVAERPPVHVTVSPLRLGDAIRTPAFRLLYLSSVMMSMALFVPFVYLPSFAHDRGATEVASAALVSVIGGASVAGRMGLGTLADRAGVVRLYQASILVLTLSYGIWLAANSYPMMVLFAIVMGAGYGGYVALSPAVIAHLFGPQRLGMMLGALYTSGGFGAMIGPPLAGMIIDRTGSYRVAIGVAFAIAIAAFTLLIPLGRHSPRDPAPESA
- a CDS encoding polyphosphate kinase 2 family protein, whose amino-acid sequence is MPNLAKRYLVDHGRKFRLKDWDPKDTAHFESEKHGEEMLTRGIERLVELQEKLYAQNQWAVLVIFQAMDAAGKDGAIKHVMSGVNPQGCQVYSFKQPSVEELDHDFLWRTAKYVPEQGRIGIFNRSYYEEVLIVRVHSELLRREHLPPSLVSKSIWKERFEDINTFERHLNRNGVAILKFFLNISKAEQKKRFLKRLNDPARYWKFSIGDLSERERWNDYMHAYQEMIENTATPHAPWYVVPADNKWFTRLVVAEAIIGAIEELKPAYPKVDPARLKELTAARAALETGRRIK